In one window of Juglans regia cultivar Chandler chromosome 3, Walnut 2.0, whole genome shotgun sequence DNA:
- the LOC108998077 gene encoding cyclic phosphodiesterase-like, producing MLSLPTSPNPIPPSLHSTHLSLLSRTIILPRKFPPKPTPSTHRPLTLGLYLMAIPESATDPETAQVEEKHVYSVWAVPPDDVAARLKKLMEDLRSEFGGPQFEPHITVVGAISLTPDDAFSRFRSACDGLKAYTATVDRVATGTFFYQCVYVLIHPTTQVVETSAHCSGHFGYKSSTPYMPHLSLLYGDLTDDEKSRAQEKASILDESISSLSFPVSRLALYKTDTEDKTLKSWEKIAEYSLSPN from the exons ATGCTTTCCCTTCCAACATCGCCCAATCCCATCCCACCATCACTCCACTCTACTCATCTCTCCCTGCTGTCCCGCACCATCATCCTCCCACGCAAATTTCCTCCAAAACCCACTCCCAGTACTCATCGTCCTCTGACTCTCGGACTCTATCTCATGGCAATCCCGGAGAGTGCTACGGACCCCGAAACCGCCCAAGTGGAGGAGAAGCATGTCTACTCGGTGTGGGCGGTGCCGCCGGACGACGTTGCAGCCAGGCTCAAGAAGCTGATGGAGGACCTCCGGTCCGAATTCGGTGGACCACAGTTCGAGCCCCACATCACCGTCGTCGGAGCCATCAGTTTGACGCCGGACGATGCGTTTAGCAGGTTCAGGTCAGCGTGCGATGGCCTCAAGGCCTACACTGCCACCGTTGATCGTGTAGCCACGGGGACCTTCTTCTATCAGTGTGTATACGTCCTCATTCATCCAACGACTCAG GTGGTGGAAACTAGCGCGCACTGCTCTGGCCATTTTGGATACAAGAGCTCGACTC CTTACATGCCACATTTGAGCCTCCTCTATGGGGATCTGACCGATGATGAGAAGAGCAGAGCTCAAGAAAAAGCCAGCATTCTTGATGAAAGCATTAGCAGCCTGAGCTTCCCAGTCAGTCGCCTTGCATTATACAAAACAGACACCGAAGACAAAACTCTCAAATCCTGGGAGAAAATTGCCGAATACAGCCTTAGCCCAAATTAG